In Acidimicrobiia bacterium, one genomic interval encodes:
- the mdh gene encoding malate dehydrogenase, which yields MEMKATIIGAGKYGSTTAQRLAELDIVDEVVMVDIVEGLPQGLALDIMQSRPIEGFTTVVRGSNDYGATAGSDICVVTAGVARKPGMSRMDLLETNAKIVSDVVRRFVEFSPDAVIIVVSNPLDEMTALAAKVSGFPKQRIMGQAGVLDTARMRHFVAEEFGVQPSEVEAITLGSHGDTMVPVPSQVRVAGKPLREIATPEQIEKLVAKTRDAGAEIVALLKTGSAYFAPSSAAVKMVRAVVQDTKEVLPVCAWVEGEYGISGVYLGVPARLGRGGVEEIVEIPLEDTEYEALHKAAEAVRSKQADLEKLSG from the coding sequence ATCGAAATGAAAGCAACGATTATCGGGGCCGGTAAATACGGCTCGACTACGGCACAGCGTCTTGCAGAGCTTGACATAGTTGACGAAGTAGTCATGGTGGACATCGTCGAGGGACTTCCCCAGGGGCTGGCCCTCGACATCATGCAGTCGCGTCCAATCGAGGGCTTTACCACGGTGGTGAGAGGTTCCAACGACTACGGAGCTACGGCAGGTTCTGACATCTGTGTCGTAACGGCCGGGGTTGCCCGGAAACCTGGAATGAGCCGGATGGATCTACTGGAGACGAATGCCAAAATCGTATCCGACGTTGTAAGGCGTTTTGTGGAGTTCAGCCCTGACGCAGTGATTATCGTTGTTTCCAACCCCTTGGACGAGATGACTGCTTTGGCAGCCAAGGTCAGTGGCTTTCCGAAGCAACGAATTATGGGCCAGGCAGGGGTTTTGGACACCGCCAGGATGCGGCATTTCGTCGCCGAAGAGTTCGGCGTGCAACCCTCGGAGGTGGAGGCAATTACGCTGGGATCTCACGGAGATACGATGGTTCCGGTTCCGTCCCAAGTGAGAGTAGCGGGAAAGCCACTTCGTGAGATCGCAACCCCCGAGCAGATCGAAAAGCTGGTAGCCAAGACCAGAGATGCAGGTGCAGAAATTGTAGCCCTCCTTAAGACGGGATCGGCGTACTTCGCTCCCTCCTCGGCTGCAGTGAAGATGGTGAGAGCAGTTGTACAAGACACAAAGGAAGTTCTCCCGGTGTGTGCCTGGGTCGAAGGAGAGTACGGTATCAGCGGTGTGTACCTAGGTGTGCCTGCGAGGTTGGGCCGGGGAGGAGTCGAAGAGATCGTCGAGATTCCCCTAGAAGACACGGAATACGAAGCCCTCCATAAAGCCGCAGAAGCAGTTAGGTCAAAGCAAGCAGACCTGGAGAAGCTCTCGGGGTAG
- a CDS encoding enoyl-CoA hydratase — MALVESSTEGRIRIVTINRPDQRNAISPEVSTQLEAAISEFEKDNDVWVGIITGAGDKAFSAGADLKAIAAGRMQEIWTAEGGFAGITKRSRTKPIIAAVNGDALAGGCEIALACDLIVAAEHARFGLPEVRRSLIAAAGGLFRLPRRLPLSVAMEMILTGLPISARRAYELGLVNRVVPADQVMSAAMELAGAIAECAPVAVRESRRVVVESLLASEEDRGWELSARATATVVGTEDFLEGPRAFVEKREPRWKGR, encoded by the coding sequence ATGGCGCTTGTCGAATCTTCCACCGAAGGTCGAATCCGTATTGTGACAATAAACCGTCCAGACCAACGCAATGCGATAAGTCCCGAGGTCTCCACACAGCTTGAAGCTGCGATCTCCGAGTTCGAAAAAGACAATGATGTCTGGGTGGGAATTATCACCGGCGCCGGTGATAAGGCCTTCTCGGCTGGAGCTGACCTAAAGGCGATAGCTGCCGGAAGAATGCAGGAGATCTGGACGGCCGAAGGTGGGTTCGCGGGGATCACCAAACGATCCAGAACCAAGCCGATCATTGCGGCGGTAAATGGTGATGCGTTGGCGGGAGGGTGTGAGATTGCCCTAGCCTGCGATTTGATTGTAGCTGCCGAGCATGCCCGCTTCGGTCTTCCCGAGGTGCGCAGGAGCCTGATCGCAGCTGCGGGTGGGCTGTTCCGCCTCCCACGGCGGCTTCCACTTTCGGTGGCAATGGAGATGATTCTCACTGGTCTGCCGATATCGGCACGTAGAGCTTACGAGTTGGGTTTGGTAAACCGGGTTGTCCCGGCGGACCAAGTAATGTCGGCGGCCATGGAATTGGCTGGAGCAATTGCAGAGTGTGCACCAGTTGCTGTACGAGAGTCCCGAAGGGTTGTTGTCGAATCGCTTCTAGCTTCCGAGGAGGACCGTGGCTGGGAGTTGTCTGCCAGGGCGACAGCCACGGTGGTCGGTACGGAAGACTTCCTAGAGGGCCCCAGGGCCTTCGTAGAGAAGCGAGAGCCTCGGTGGAAGGGCCGATGA
- a CDS encoding NAD-dependent dehydratase: MSARSLKESTVLVTGAAGFIGSHLTRALMDLGSDVVALVSDVSALYPPRLADLTGKIRLEDADLTDSYAVARVVKRVKPNYVFHLGAFTHVGRSFDRVSECTTTNIEGTRNILEALASHPPTRLVYASTSEVYGDVDVPFRETGPVNPVSPYGVSKYAAERLALIYKDAYGIPTVAIRPFNAFGPMQSPDRIIPETIARALRGLPVEITEGVQTREFNFVSDIVAGFIKAAEADDSVLGEVINVGCGQERSMKDVASTVLELLGNPVELRVGALPYRPREIWRMYCDNSKARELLGWEPQISFEAGLVRTIEWYESESKKPDSPFFPSALCL, from the coding sequence ATGAGCGCAAGGTCCCTCAAAGAAAGCACGGTCTTGGTAACAGGGGCGGCGGGATTTATCGGGTCACATTTGACGCGAGCTCTCATGGATCTCGGCTCTGACGTCGTTGCGTTGGTGTCCGACGTATCCGCTCTGTACCCTCCTCGACTCGCCGACCTCACAGGAAAAATTCGGCTAGAGGACGCTGATTTGACCGATAGTTACGCCGTGGCTCGCGTCGTCAAACGAGTAAAACCTAACTACGTATTTCACCTCGGAGCCTTCACTCACGTGGGCCGTTCGTTCGATCGGGTATCCGAGTGCACAACCACCAACATCGAAGGTACTAGAAACATTTTGGAGGCACTCGCGAGCCATCCCCCGACAAGGCTCGTCTATGCCAGCACCAGCGAGGTCTATGGAGACGTGGACGTGCCGTTTCGGGAAACGGGCCCCGTCAACCCTGTATCCCCCTACGGCGTCTCAAAGTACGCGGCAGAGCGACTCGCTTTGATATACAAGGACGCCTACGGCATCCCCACGGTGGCAATAAGACCGTTCAACGCCTTTGGGCCCATGCAGAGCCCCGATCGTATCATCCCTGAAACTATTGCCAGGGCACTTCGGGGACTACCCGTCGAAATCACCGAAGGTGTACAAACCAGAGAGTTCAACTTCGTTTCCGACATCGTCGCCGGATTCATAAAAGCCGCAGAAGCCGATGACTCGGTGCTCGGAGAAGTTATCAACGTGGGCTGCGGCCAAGAGCGATCGATGAAAGATGTTGCCTCTACAGTGCTGGAACTCCTGGGAAACCCGGTCGAGCTCAGAGTTGGTGCGCTTCCCTATAGGCCGCGGGAAATCTGGCGGATGTACTGCGACAACTCCAAAGCCAGAGAGCTGTTGGGTTGGGAGCCGCAAATCTCCTTCGAGGCAGGGCTGGTTCGCACGATCGAATGGTACGAGTCCGAGAGTAAAAAACCGGATTCTCCGTTTTTTCCGTCAGCTCTTTGTCTGTAG
- a CDS encoding carboxylesterase — protein MNASVVLDSPAGPVVGQERGGVLMFRGIPYALPPIGRLRFAPTARLEELPLTDGRPFDATRLAPAAPQNTFFGGIELPGLSVRETAEDCLYLNVWTPSLEGKLHPVMVWIHGGGFTTGSGSLPLYKGQRLALEHGVVVVTINYRLGILGFLHLGVRYPQAFPNCFNLGLRDQVLALQWVRENIAAFGGDPNNVTVFGESAGAMSIGTLMGVEEADGLYHKAILQSGASHFVTSPDVAARVCEKVLFELDISERDLGVFYQLDVDEILKAQLILELPAAGTTPQSVAHDGAFLSFVPTIDGDFLECEPLERIHNGNVPNVPLLVGSNLEEFKLFAQRDPAMGSLTKEHVVSRVRQLIPSDPSAAEEVYAAYERAAKTRGASTDPNDLWLAIAADAIFRIPAIRLAEASIATGRKAWVYLFAWKTPLLGAAHGLDVPFVFGNLGGKAAEPFVGPIDKAERLSLAMRKAWTSFAMEGTPKCGSEIEWPPYDQERCVMVFDEVLRVEKDPFSEERRVWDGLL, from the coding sequence ATGAATGCAAGCGTTGTACTCGATTCACCAGCAGGTCCCGTTGTGGGGCAGGAACGTGGTGGGGTGCTCATGTTCCGAGGCATTCCCTATGCGCTGCCGCCTATTGGAAGGTTGAGGTTTGCGCCGACGGCTCGGCTGGAGGAGCTTCCCTTGACGGACGGCCGGCCTTTCGATGCCACTAGGCTCGCCCCTGCAGCTCCTCAAAATACTTTTTTCGGGGGGATAGAGCTGCCGGGACTTTCGGTGCGAGAAACCGCCGAGGACTGCTTGTATTTGAACGTGTGGACTCCCTCGTTGGAGGGGAAGCTTCATCCAGTAATGGTCTGGATCCATGGCGGCGGATTTACCACCGGATCGGGCTCCCTTCCTTTATACAAAGGCCAAAGGCTCGCGCTAGAACACGGCGTTGTGGTGGTAACAATCAATTATCGCCTCGGGATCCTTGGCTTTTTACACCTAGGTGTGCGCTATCCACAGGCATTTCCAAACTGCTTCAACTTGGGCCTTCGCGACCAGGTATTGGCACTCCAGTGGGTGAGAGAGAATATCGCCGCGTTTGGAGGTGATCCGAACAATGTGACGGTTTTTGGCGAATCGGCCGGCGCAATGAGCATCGGCACCCTTATGGGGGTCGAAGAAGCTGACGGCCTATACCACAAAGCGATCTTGCAGAGCGGAGCATCTCACTTCGTCACCTCTCCCGATGTTGCAGCTCGAGTCTGTGAGAAGGTTTTGTTTGAGTTGGATATCTCCGAGAGAGACCTCGGTGTTTTTTACCAGCTAGATGTGGACGAAATCCTAAAAGCCCAGTTGATATTAGAATTGCCGGCCGCAGGAACTACCCCGCAATCTGTCGCGCATGATGGGGCTTTTCTGTCTTTTGTGCCCACTATAGATGGCGACTTTCTCGAGTGCGAGCCGCTCGAGAGGATCCACAACGGAAATGTCCCCAATGTGCCCCTCCTAGTGGGATCCAATCTCGAAGAGTTCAAGTTGTTCGCGCAGAGAGATCCGGCTATGGGATCGCTCACCAAAGAGCATGTTGTTTCCAGAGTACGGCAGCTTATACCCTCGGACCCTTCCGCAGCCGAAGAGGTCTACGCTGCTTATGAGCGAGCTGCTAAGACACGGGGTGCTTCCACGGATCCGAATGATTTATGGCTAGCAATCGCGGCCGACGCTATCTTTCGCATTCCAGCTATAAGGCTTGCCGAAGCTTCCATAGCGACGGGGAGGAAGGCTTGGGTTTACCTATTTGCGTGGAAAACCCCGCTTCTGGGTGCTGCTCACGGGCTCGATGTACCGTTTGTTTTCGGAAATTTGGGTGGAAAGGCTGCCGAGCCCTTTGTCGGCCCCATCGACAAAGCCGAAAGGCTTTCTCTAGCGATGCGAAAAGCGTGGACATCATTCGCTATGGAGGGCACACCGAAATGTGGGAGCGAGATTGAGTGGCCTCCTTACGATCAAGAGCGGTGTGTGATGGTCTTCGATGAAGTCCTGAGGGTTGAGAAAGATCCTTTTTCAGAGGAGCGACGCGTTTGGGATGGTCTTCTCTGA
- a CDS encoding succinate dehydrogenase iron-sulfur subunit, protein MDITVSIKRFDPEEDDRPFWMTYELEADDMDRVLDVLHKIKWYHDGSLTFRRSCAHGICGSDAMVINGHNALACKVLVKDAGPKIVLEPIKGLPVIKDLVVDMDPFFESYRSVMPYLINEEPPPKTERLQTPEERERYEDTTKCILCAACTTSCPVFWSNGNYLGPAAIVNAHRFIFDSRDTAAEERLRILAERDGVYRCRTAFECTEVCPRDIRITKAIEEVKREILLRRV, encoded by the coding sequence ATGGACATCACAGTTTCGATCAAAAGGTTCGATCCAGAAGAGGACGATCGCCCCTTTTGGATGACCTATGAGCTTGAAGCTGACGATATGGACCGAGTATTAGACGTCCTTCACAAGATCAAGTGGTACCACGATGGATCACTGACCTTCAGAAGATCCTGTGCACACGGCATCTGCGGGTCGGATGCCATGGTGATCAACGGGCACAACGCGCTGGCATGTAAAGTGCTCGTAAAAGACGCTGGGCCCAAGATAGTCCTGGAACCAATAAAAGGGCTACCGGTAATAAAAGACTTAGTCGTCGACATGGATCCGTTTTTCGAGTCCTATCGATCGGTAATGCCCTACCTAATCAATGAAGAACCCCCGCCAAAGACAGAACGCTTACAGACGCCAGAAGAGCGGGAGCGTTACGAGGACACCACAAAATGCATCCTGTGTGCAGCCTGTACCACGTCATGCCCAGTCTTCTGGAGCAATGGAAACTACCTAGGCCCTGCAGCCATAGTCAACGCTCATAGATTCATCTTCGACAGCAGGGACACCGCGGCCGAAGAGCGATTGCGGATTCTGGCCGAACGTGACGGCGTATACAGGTGTCGCACAGCATTTGAGTGCACAGAGGTGTGTCCGCGGGATATACGGATTACGAAAGCCATTGAAGAGGTAAAGAGAGAAATTCTTCTTCGGCGCGTCTAA
- a CDS encoding succinate dehydrogenase flavoprotein subunit: MPVTHRYDAVIVGAGGAGLRAALAASSKCSVAVISKLYPTRSHTGAAQGGMCAALGNIEEDSWEWHAFDTVKGSDYLGDQPAIEIMCREAVDAVLELEHLGLPFSRTEDGRIDQRRFGGHTRNHGEAPVRRACYAADRTGHMILQTLYQQCIARHVTFFDEFQVLDVIISDGRAAGVVALELRTGEVHIFHSKAVLWATGGYGRIFKVTSNAHALTGDGPAICFRRGIPLEDVEFFQFHPTGIYRLGILLSEAARGEGGILLNDKEERFMERYAPTIKDLAPRDIVSRAIYTEIREGRGIGGSDYVYLSVAHLDEEVIDEKLPDITDFVRTYLGIEPKTDPIPIQPTAHYAMGGIPTDTDARVVVDEKDTPMPGMYAAGECACVSVHGANRLGTNSLLDIVVFGRRGGLHMAEFASESDFPEVDKEPAVRLEEQIEALKKREEGERVGAIRAELQETMMDNAGVFRTAETLERAAKDISDLKDRYRDVAIDDPGKVFNTDLTEAIELGFLLDLAEVLVASAQARKESRGGHYREDFPERNDTDYLKHTLAYRGSDGGIEIRYKPVKLGKYKPQERKY; encoded by the coding sequence TTGCCAGTAACGCACCGATATGACGCTGTCATCGTCGGAGCAGGCGGAGCGGGCCTTCGGGCTGCTCTAGCCGCTTCCTCAAAGTGCAGCGTTGCCGTGATATCGAAGCTTTACCCCACTCGCTCCCACACCGGCGCAGCTCAAGGGGGAATGTGTGCTGCCCTGGGCAACATTGAAGAAGACTCCTGGGAGTGGCATGCCTTCGATACTGTAAAAGGTTCCGACTACTTAGGCGACCAGCCAGCAATCGAGATCATGTGTAGAGAAGCGGTAGATGCGGTGTTGGAACTGGAGCATCTCGGCCTTCCTTTCAGTAGGACCGAAGATGGTCGAATAGATCAACGCCGTTTCGGTGGACACACTCGCAACCACGGCGAGGCGCCAGTGAGGCGGGCTTGCTATGCTGCGGACCGCACTGGGCACATGATCTTGCAAACCCTGTATCAGCAATGTATTGCCCGTCACGTTACGTTCTTCGATGAGTTCCAGGTACTTGATGTGATCATTTCCGATGGACGAGCGGCCGGTGTAGTAGCGCTGGAGTTACGAACTGGAGAGGTCCATATCTTTCACTCCAAAGCGGTTCTTTGGGCCACCGGAGGATATGGACGAATCTTCAAAGTCACATCCAATGCTCACGCCCTTACTGGAGACGGCCCAGCAATCTGCTTCCGCAGGGGAATACCGCTCGAAGATGTGGAGTTTTTCCAGTTTCATCCCACAGGTATCTACAGGCTAGGCATCCTCCTTTCCGAAGCTGCCAGAGGAGAAGGCGGTATCCTGCTCAACGACAAAGAAGAGAGGTTCATGGAGCGATATGCTCCCACCATCAAGGACTTAGCCCCTCGCGACATTGTGAGCCGAGCTATTTACACCGAGATTCGAGAGGGACGCGGTATCGGAGGATCGGACTATGTGTACCTATCAGTCGCACACCTCGACGAAGAAGTCATAGACGAGAAGCTTCCCGATATAACGGACTTCGTTCGAACTTACCTGGGAATCGAGCCGAAGACCGACCCGATCCCGATCCAGCCCACTGCGCATTACGCAATGGGTGGCATCCCAACTGACACCGATGCTCGCGTCGTAGTCGATGAGAAAGACACGCCGATGCCGGGGATGTACGCAGCGGGCGAGTGCGCTTGCGTTTCGGTGCACGGAGCAAACCGGCTCGGCACCAATAGCCTTCTCGACATAGTCGTCTTTGGTAGGCGCGGCGGACTGCACATGGCAGAGTTTGCGTCAGAGTCAGATTTCCCCGAAGTAGACAAGGAACCTGCAGTTCGTCTCGAGGAACAGATAGAGGCATTAAAAAAGCGAGAAGAGGGGGAGAGGGTGGGAGCAATTCGGGCAGAACTGCAAGAGACCATGATGGACAACGCCGGAGTATTTCGTACGGCTGAAACCCTCGAACGTGCCGCAAAAGACATATCCGATCTCAAAGACCGGTACCGCGACGTTGCAATCGATGATCCGGGCAAGGTTTTCAACACAGACCTGACCGAGGCAATCGAGCTCGGCTTTTTGCTAGACCTCGCCGAAGTGCTTGTGGCAAGCGCGCAAGCTCGCAAAGAAAGTCGTGGCGGCCACTATAGAGAGGATTTTCCAGAGCGGAACGACACGGATTACTTGAAACACACACTCGCTTATCGGGGCTCGGATGGCGGTATAGAAATCAGATACAAGCCAGTAAAACTTGGTAAGTATAAGCCCCAGGAGCGAAAGTACTGA
- a CDS encoding succinate dehydrogenase, whose product MAATLEDLENKAHRGEDAPLPRGAVKKSVEIPRSEAVSWFFMRVSGLFLIFLALGHFLIMHMINDVRDTTFDFVVQRWGNPFWRVWDWLLLALGLLHGTNGVKTVLEDNISSKGRLLFAKTVLYSLAALAFVVGTVILATFGSLIPR is encoded by the coding sequence ATGGCCGCGACTCTCGAAGATCTCGAAAACAAAGCCCACAGAGGGGAAGATGCTCCGCTTCCTAGAGGGGCGGTGAAGAAGTCGGTGGAGATCCCTCGAAGCGAGGCCGTCTCCTGGTTTTTCATGCGAGTTAGCGGTCTGTTCCTTATCTTTCTCGCACTGGGGCATTTCCTGATCATGCACATGATCAACGACGTTCGTGATACAACCTTTGATTTCGTGGTTCAGCGGTGGGGAAATCCCTTCTGGAGAGTATGGGACTGGCTATTGCTGGCTTTGGGACTTCTACACGGCACAAACGGAGTAAAGACTGTTCTTGAAGACAACATCTCTTCAAAAGGCCGTTTGCTCTTTGCAAAAACCGTACTTTACAGCCTGGCGGCACTTGCCTTCGTAGTCGGCACGGTCATACTTGCCACCTTCGGATCGCTCATACCTCGGTAA
- the sdhC gene encoding succinate dehydrogenase, cytochrome b556 subunit — protein MELENNGSDRGTESEQESGRVDSKSQKLSSDVLAASDTTGRASNADTSSLSITSQGGGPGVSLYKGRPGLWAYTLHRITGTAIFLFLLIHIADVAAVGWGREAYNTIHKLYETLFFRVLEVGLFGALLLHAINGVRIAIVDFWPEGADRQETITAWAVLAFIVLFLPGAAWMLYNFFATSS, from the coding sequence GTGGAGTTGGAAAATAACGGATCCGACAGAGGAACCGAGTCCGAACAGGAGTCTGGCCGAGTAGATAGCAAGAGCCAGAAGTTGTCATCCGACGTGCTCGCTGCCTCCGATACGACGGGCAGAGCTAGCAACGCCGACACGTCTTCGCTCAGTATTACTTCGCAGGGCGGAGGTCCGGGCGTTTCTCTCTATAAAGGTCGCCCGGGACTGTGGGCGTACACCCTGCATCGCATCACGGGCACTGCGATATTCCTTTTTCTTCTCATTCACATTGCGGATGTAGCTGCGGTCGGATGGGGTCGAGAGGCTTACAACACGATCCACAAACTGTATGAGACCCTGTTTTTCCGCGTCTTAGAGGTCGGTTTGTTCGGTGCGCTCTTGCTTCATGCAATCAACGGTGTTCGGATTGCAATCGTGGATTTCTGGCCAGAGGGAGCGGACCGCCAAGAAACCATAACTGCTTGGGCAGTCTTGGCGTTCATAGTGCTTTTCCTTCCCGGAGCAGCTTGGATGCTGTACAACTTCTTTGCGACGAGTAGCTGA
- a CDS encoding magnesium chelatase yields the protein MDSLPRTVGELRASGYEVLSVKEEIRKNVQSKITAGEPLFPGIHGYDDTVIPQVENALLAGHDIVFLGERGQAKSRIIRCFQDLLDEYVPVLKGSEVNDNPFAPISRYGKDLLAEEGDNAQIEWVHRSRRITEKLATPDASVADLIGEVDPVRVAEGRYLSDELTIHYGLVPRTNRGIFVINELPDLAERIQVALLNVLEERDVQIRGYTLRLPLDILLVVSANPEDYTSRGRIITPLKDRFGSQIRTHYPPDIETELKIVDQEARLPDLAGRRLEVPKFMRQIVAEITHRARRSNSVSQVSGVSVRLSISNYELLVANALRRALRTGEEEVVPRIVDLSALAASMAGKLEIEAFSDMQENRVIEQIIKEATLAVFRKKVRPDKYKALLARFEEGLAVTVGDMEPAREVIEAVNPSPEITKEFSELGAGESPGALASALEFVLEGFHLTRRLNKSVLGGKVLYAKE from the coding sequence CTGGATAGTCTTCCTCGAACGGTAGGAGAGCTGCGGGCATCCGGATACGAAGTTCTCTCCGTCAAGGAGGAGATCCGAAAAAATGTCCAGTCCAAGATCACTGCCGGAGAACCATTGTTCCCAGGCATCCACGGCTATGACGACACGGTGATTCCTCAAGTTGAAAACGCTCTCCTCGCCGGGCATGACATCGTGTTCCTGGGCGAGAGAGGCCAAGCGAAGAGCCGTATTATCCGCTGTTTTCAGGACCTCCTTGACGAGTATGTGCCGGTGCTGAAAGGTTCCGAAGTCAACGACAACCCTTTCGCTCCAATATCTCGGTACGGAAAGGACTTGCTCGCAGAAGAGGGAGACAATGCCCAGATAGAGTGGGTCCACCGTTCGAGGCGTATAACCGAAAAGTTGGCGACACCGGATGCGTCTGTGGCAGACCTAATCGGAGAGGTCGATCCCGTTCGTGTAGCGGAGGGACGCTATCTTTCCGACGAGCTCACCATTCATTACGGGCTGGTACCTCGGACCAATCGAGGGATTTTCGTAATCAACGAGCTTCCCGACCTTGCCGAACGCATACAAGTGGCCCTTCTCAACGTACTAGAGGAGCGCGATGTTCAGATTCGGGGATACACGCTAAGGCTACCTCTCGACATCCTGCTTGTAGTGTCAGCTAACCCAGAGGATTACACGTCTAGGGGGCGAATCATTACGCCGCTCAAAGACCGTTTTGGATCACAGATACGTACTCACTACCCCCCAGATATAGAAACAGAGCTCAAGATCGTCGATCAGGAGGCGCGCCTTCCCGACCTGGCCGGCAGACGGCTAGAAGTTCCCAAATTTATGCGCCAGATAGTGGCCGAGATTACTCATAGGGCGCGTCGCTCCAACAGCGTTAGTCAGGTATCCGGAGTTTCTGTTCGGCTGTCGATCTCGAACTATGAACTCCTCGTCGCGAATGCCTTGAGGAGAGCTTTGCGAACTGGCGAGGAAGAGGTAGTTCCGAGAATTGTGGACCTTTCGGCTCTAGCGGCATCTATGGCGGGCAAACTCGAGATCGAAGCGTTCTCGGATATGCAAGAGAACAGGGTCATTGAGCAGATCATAAAAGAGGCTACTTTAGCGGTATTCCGGAAGAAGGTTCGTCCGGACAAGTACAAGGCGCTGCTTGCCCGTTTCGAAGAGGGTCTTGCGGTTACCGTGGGGGATATGGAACCAGCTAGAGAGGTTATTGAGGCGGTCAATCCTAGTCCGGAGATAACCAAAGAATTTTCCGAACTTGGCGCAGGAGAGTCTCCTGGGGCGCTCGCCTCCGCGCTAGAATTCGTCTTGGAGGGCTTCCATCTCACAAGACGTCTCAACAAGTCAGTTCTCGGCGGGAAGGTCCTTTACGCCAAGGAGTGA